From Amyelois transitella isolate CPQ chromosome 2, ilAmyTran1.1, whole genome shotgun sequence:
TTGTGGTCTACATAATCCCTTAGAATTCTTACTTTAGTCTTTTAATTAATCCTAGCTTCCGCCAGCGTATTCTCTCGCGTGTAAATTGGAGCCCTTGAAAAGCTTTTGCGTCGTGACAGTTGCAAATGTACTAACAAACGTTCGCAGATATACTTATTAGTAGAAAAGAAgactaatttaaaaagtgtccttatttattagtaaaacaACATTCATTCCATTTTAgtacaaatttaatacaaacaataaaaatcatattataaatcacaaaaaaatactgtGAGTAATATAGAATTAgtaaattcttttaatatcAAATTCGTAAAAGCATACACAAATATTATACacaatatataagtaaaaaaaccATAAGCGTAATCCCTATCCAGATCTTAAGTACGTAGGTATAAAAGTCTACGAATGTCGttaatttattacacttttaattatacaacAAGTTTGAAAACATTACCTAAATATAAAGATACGTCTTTTCAGATACCTGGTGATGGAAAAATTCCCTCCTAGGAACAAGTTCGCCGTTgtgcattaatatttttgtcatactatgtacttttgtaaatttgttatgttatattaaagtatttacGAACAAATAACCTACTTACTAATCATTAGCGtgagttaaaaatttataattttaaattgtcaccataaaaataatttaataacctaCGTGTTAATACTACGTGAGTAATTTAGAGTTTCAGTTTTATCTGAGCACAAATGTAACAATATGGACCAGCCTAAATATATGTGAACATTATAATATCTAACACAAAAATTTCCAGAATATTATCAggtcttaaattttattgcaataaatgGTTTGTTTTATGCCGCGATACGATCAAGTTAAAGCAAAAAGTTATGAGCACAGTGCCCGCGGCGGTGGCGGCATGGGTCATTCATTTAATTCTACTCTGTAAACACTGCCTTCTCATTATGCAATTGTTTTCCGATTTATGAGTACTTACAAAAAGATAAGAGATatgattgaatattttatttttaggtttcctttatcttaattttattgatcatctaatttaacaaaatcagAAATCGTCAAACAATAACGATGCAgaattcgtaaaaaaataaacttactcaTACAAtggtatattattaacattgCAAAACCTGTTTTGCAATCTGTCCTAACTTACTCACTTGACAAACTATTTGTTGCTGTTACATAAACGGAGGACTTTTACACTATCAAAGAAAAGCATTCATATGCATATCAATACCAAAATTGTTGTGGGGATTTTAtgactttattgcacaaaattaCTGGAGGGATTCCGCGGATTAACCGTAACAGTACATGTCAATAACTCAAGTGGACGTGCAACTCCCGTCCGATGTTATGAACGATTTATCTGAATATCGCGGACTGTAATTATGGAACTTGCGTTCGAATGCGCTGTTACAATTAAACTAGCGGTGCATTcgccaaataataaataaaaaagattacatCAATAACATTCATCGCCCTTTTTGAGATTATGCATGCTTGTTTCAATTAACATTTCGTTAAATCAGTTTTTGATATTCGACGCcatgatattataattataatcgaGTCATAACCGagtaatatgtacttataaatccctactaatattaaaaaatgtgaaagtaactCTGTTTGTCTGTCGAGTCTGATTGTCGTTCACGCCTAAACCACTGAAACGATttggatgaaatttggtacagagatAGAGTTGACTCTgtggaataaaatatacttaggtatattttcttGAACAAAAAGGGGGAGAACGGGTTTAAAGCTGTATAACTGAACGACGATTGACAATGAACTTTTACCTCGTACGAAGTTGCGGGTAACAGCCAgtcgtatatatgtatgtgatgaATACTTACCATACCTAATGAAAATATCCTGTATCACAGTGATCATATAGCGCTCACTTATTACTAGTGCAATAATGATATGTATAGATGAAATCGTAATAatctaataacaataaaaagtaacaagACTTCATGTGTCGCATTGGGGTTGAACAGTATTTCAAatgtaaaatctaaaaaaaaatattcggaaattgtaatttgataaaataaatgacgTACCTAAGAACTTTTGTTAGGTAATCTTACAATATAAACAGATTTCGCTTTCAGTAAAGAAAAGGCAAATAggcagtaaaaaaaaaattaattgacatGTCTCATCTCAACTCCATACATCCTAAATCATgactttatctcttacggggtcgacagaagaacagtcccgaaaagactcaaaagccacgttcatctaGATAGCTTAAATGGCAGTAACGtatgacaaaaataacaaaaaattgtacttTTAACTACACTATCGACACACATTCTGGACGGAATTTAAACGTAGATACGTTAAAATACTGGAATGACTTAGACATATTCATAAACGCGaatttatatgagatttaatcagcgccacctagtggtaacgcgatAGCACTAATGCAACTCCATACAAACTCGCGTTTACTTGCTTGACGCGTTTGaccgagtaaaactcgcactaaccgCTCTGACCGATgtccataattaaaaaatattttgctaaaAAAATCGATGTAGGAGATCTGTATATAACAAACTGAAGCCAAAAAAGGGACTTCTAGAATTTCTGTCGGTgtttctgtctgtatgtttgtactcgcaGCACGCGAAAACTAAAGCTCCGATCTGAAGTTTACTAAGATGTTGATCTGGATATGTTCTAAGGCTTGatccaacttaaaaaaaatggtaccTACAATACCTCTTTCCTCACCCTTCTAAGTCAGCTTATTTTCGTTTTACAGAGTATTAAGTCgcgagtaaaaaatattatcgaaCAACTTTCAAAATTGTCCTAATTGTCAATTACTTTacagtataaaaaattataaaatatggtgcataattttagatttcacaaaatttaccTATATTAATGTATTGATCAGTAGATACTGATATGATATGTTTACTTTTTGAGGACAGTGTCCTCAATAAGTAAACGTAACGAACTGAGCCAAACACAACCTATAGTTTGGAGAGAATCGACCTACGAGCCTcgaataaactaaaataataaagctaCGAAATAAAGTAATGACTTCATTGATGCTTTCAGTGTACAGTTATCGCGGATGTAAAATCACAGTTCTTCGTGTGATCTCTTCAGAAGAGAAGCATCCACGAAGTTGTTGAAGTCCTGCCTCTTGCGTACGTGCTCGGCGCACTTGGCGACCAGTCTCAGGAACTCGGCCACGTCGAAAGAATAGTTCGTGAACTTCGCGTGGGATCCGCCCCCAGGGCCACGACCCTGACGAAACAAAACGTTAGAATGGCAACACAGTTTACACTGTGCTTTGTGATTTctgacactttagaataggaccagtctaTCTTtattccatggatgtcttacTATGACTAAGGGAAcaggcacattcatctagtacAGCTTTTAGCATGATTCATTATGGGTCGAGTTAGAGTACCTAGTAAAGTTTGCGACGATAGACAGACTGACGAGAGTCCcgcgtgtaaaaacttgactttcccaatccaggattataatgaaaatgcGTACTCCGGGCTCTTCTCTAGAAGTCAGGATATAACCGGGATTAGCGCCAAGAAGACAAAATGGTGACACAGTTTGAAATTAACACGCACTTATTTGGTTCTTTCGTGGAAGTaatataaatacgtatatattttattttacttccaGGACTTATAAGCATTTCTAAATcaacattacaataaaatcactccatatctttcccatggatgtcgtaaaaaggaTATGTTTATaaccttgggattcctcttgtaggcaatggattagcaaccagtcactatgaatctcaattatatcataaagccaaacagctgaacgtggcctttcagtctttttaactGTTATTGGCTCTCTtctgactgttggctttgtctaacccgcaaagaatacagacgtgactatatgtatgtatgtttaattattgTGCCATATTTAGGCCGGCACTTGAAAAATGGGTCAATCaaagaaagataaaaatacaaactatAAATGCAACAGAACAGACAAAAAGACAACCTGACAAaaggttcttttttaggtttGGAAACTGAAAGATAACATTTAGGTATTACATCTATAGGTAAAATACCGACCTCGTCTTGTTGAACCAGTTTGTTTTTATCTTCCCAAGTCACGTACTTTAATCCCCGAAGTCTAGACAAATCCATGTAGCAGTTTGGATCTTCACAGTTGTACCTATAACAACAATAGTATGTTATACTTTGGAATGCACTTCCCGATTCTGTTCAAGCTGCTCCGAGCCGCGCCAGTTTTAAGTCGCACGTAGTCTAGTTGTTTCTGACTCAGTCATAAGAatgtatatgtttgtttagtgtagtttatatgtattaagtatagatttatacTATATGTGTATGGTAtagaaaatatgtttatgatacattattattattatcacccacataaagattctctgcttaacccaatagttgactgttagataatgctattaacattaagtccgccaattgtactttacaaattgtaattgttacaataaagaataaataaaataataataatacacacgaagctaattataatttgttgcaaaattaatttgtaattgttgaaaaaattacaacacATATGACCGGAAAGTCGGCAGTAAAACGGTTAATGTACCCAAATAAAATTGGACCGTTTACAGTCATATCCTAATACCGTGGCCGTATGTCTATAATACTGATGTTACTAAACAATACTTTTAAGGTAGACCAGGCAGTAGGCAGATAtgtataaccatgatccaatatggattaagtttgcggagatcagacagGAGGGTCCAGGATCATGCTCataggcggaccccgggcttcACCCCAGTGATACAACCGGCAACAAAGCCAGGAGGTAGGTAGAAATAGCAGAGGCATTGtcataactataaaaaaacatcCAAGTAGTTATGAAACTCACAATTCAAATACAGCTGCCCAATCCGGCAAGAACAGGAGATGCGTCAAACCAGCACCATGCATTCCGATAAAAACATCCGTATTGTGTGTGATTTCCAACTGTTTCTTAAAAGGAACAGTCCTATCGTACACCACGCGTTGTACGTGGTAGTCCTCGACTTTAAGTAGTGCCTTAACAAGCTCTTTTTCGTTAAGTATAGATCTGAATGTTGTGCCCCTTGAAAGCAATGTCACCCTTACTTTTTTGTTCTCTCTTATATTTAACCTTATGTTTAATGCATGCAGTATGTGCTTGGAAAATGCATGGAACAATCCACTTCCTTCACAGCCGTagatctaaaaaaaattatcaaatttaaaaattacaattttttaattatatattcaataagACTTTAAAAAGTATCGTGGTaaagtttaatttcaaaatataagcaTGCACATGCTCTTGACGTCAGTTCCAGACTGCGTCATAGCTGACGCGCTTATGTCCACTCCCGTCTTTTCGCTGCAGCCTTTGCAGGGCAACCTAACTCATAGGTATTGACTGCATGGTTACAAGGCCGTTTTTGAAgaccatttatatttttatagtattgtactttgtggtttccggtaccaaaagaaaaaacaagaCCACTACAtgtctttccaatggatgttgtttaaggcgactaagagatacgACTTAAACTtggagttcttttttttagggaTGGACTAGCagcctgtccctatttgaatctcatttctattattaagccaatttatatgtatgttccacTCAAAACTTTATACTCACCACAGGTGTATTGTAGTAGAGTCCAAATATCATACGCGGCAAAAGTGGaaatacaacatttttaaaacacaCCACTTTGCctctaaatgtttttaaatcccAAATGGGGTTGTTTGTGAATGCTTTGAATGTATCTTTAAATGCAGACTCATAGGTAAATGTCTCCCAGATGAGAATGTGGTTATCTCTTGAAAACATTGAAGGATGTGTGGAGTTTACATGCAATGAAGCATATAAGTTGAAGAAATCGCAAAAATGATGATACATGTTCACAGCTGAAATATGCAAATTGagtgtatgtaagtacaattaaatatattcggAAATAACACTGAAAGATTAAATCTTGATATATATAGATTGTCAAAtaacaaagtttttattaaaccaaaaataagCTCAAGAACATCAAGCAATACTTACTTGCATCCAGTTTCATGATATAAGTTGGTTTTTCTATAATTTCCTCGCAAATTCCATCAGCAATTGGTCTCTTCgaagttttaacaaaatttaccaTTTCTGGTCCCCATGACTGGAGAGCACTCATATGCTCTGCTTCTTTGAGTAGCCTGTCGGAGTAAAAAT
This genomic window contains:
- the LOC106143165 gene encoding EGF domain-specific O-linked N-acetylglucosamine transferase; the protein is MLLTLCFVLVFMSLSYSNSSYYKITNLPPEHVSYYFNTFPSEAQSCIEDPECSFKASANLKTCWGYERRCNKSQSYHVRPRCPGDHRGWVKTKESQYSTFYTQADFGYVKEQIEELMVMCEASFPDDTSLECSKYLRFCRGRNMMINFTSLVGRGDNLRYKMDILGPGQIGGFCNFYSDRLLKEAEHMSALQSWGPEMVNFVKTSKRPIADGICEEIIEKPTYIMKLDATVNMYHHFCDFFNLYASLHVNSTHPSMFSRDNHILIWETFTYESAFKDTFKAFTNNPIWDLKTFRGKVVCFKNVVFPLLPRMIFGLYYNTPVIYGCEGSGLFHAFSKHILHALNIRLNIRENKKVRVTLLSRGTTFRSILNEKELVKALLKVEDYHVQRVVYDRTVPFKKQLEITHNTDVFIGMHGAGLTHLLFLPDWAAVFELYNCEDPNCYMDLSRLRGLKYVTWEDKNKLVQQDEGRGPGGGSHAKFTNYSFDVAEFLRLVAKCAEHVRKRQDFNNFVDASLLKRSHEEL